ATCCGCCGGCCCATACGCGCCCGCGCGCGGTGCTCAGCAAGGTGCTGTCGCCGGCCACCATGAAGACCATCCGCGACGGCTTCGCGGCGGCGGCCGACGCCAAAGTCGACGAACTGCTGCAACGTGGCTGCATCGATGCGATCGCCGATCTCGCGGAGGCCTATCCGCTATCGGTTTTTCCCGATGCGATGGGGCTGAAGCAGGAAGGTCGCGAGCATCTGCTGCCCTATGCCGGCCTGGTGTTCAACGCATTCGGGCCGCCCAATGAATTGCGCCAGACTGCGATCGAGCGCTCGGCGCCGCATCAGGCCTATGTCAACGAGCAGTGCCAGCGGCCGAACCTCGCTCCGGGTGGCTTCGGCGCCTGCATCCATGCCTTCACCGACACCGGCGAAATCACCCCGGACGAAGCGCCGCTGCTGGTGCGCTCGCTGCTGTCCGCGGGGCTGGACACGACCGTCAACGGCATCGGCGCCGCAGTGTATTGCCTGGCCCGCTTCCCCGGCGAATTGCAGCGGCTGCGCAGCGATCCGACGCTGGCGCGCAATGCATTCGAAGAAGCGGTGCGGTTCGAGAGCCCGGTGCAGACGTTTTTCCGGACGACGACGCGCGAGGTCGAGCTCGGCGGCGCGGTGATCGGCGAAGGCGAAAAGGTGCTGATGTTCCTGGGGTCCGCCAACCGCGATCCGCGACGCTGGAGCGATCCCGACCTCTACGACATCACCCGCAAGACCTCTGGCCATGTCGGCTTCGGCTCCGGCGTCCATATGTGCGTCGGCCAGTTGGTGGCGCGGCTGGAGGGCGAAGTGATGCTGTCCGCGCTCGCCCGCAAGGTCGCCGCCATCGACATCGACGGCCCGGTCAAGCGCCGCTTCAACAACACGCTGCGCGGGCTGGAAAGCCTGCCGGTCAAGCTGACTCCTGCCTGAGAGTACCATGCCGAGTATCACCTTCATCCATCCCGACGGCCGCAGCGAGATCGTCGACGCCGCGATCGGCGACAGCGCGATGTTCGCGGCGCTGAACCACGGCATCGACAGCATCGTCGCCGAATGCGGCGGCAACGCCGTCTGCGCCACTTGCCACGTCTATGTCGACGACCTCTGGCTGGCGAAGCTGCCGCCGGTCGATGCCAACGAAGACGATCTGCTCGACGGCACCGCGTCGGACCGGCTTCCGAACAGCCGGCTGTCCTGCCAGATCAAGATCGCGCCCGAGCTCGACGGGCTCGTGCTGCGCCTGCCCGAACGACAGACCTGACGAAGCGACCTCGTGACCGGAACACCGGCGCGCTCAACAACATCGACAAGGGGAGACCAACCATGAACCGCACCAAGAGCCTTCTGGGCCTCGCACTCTCGTGCCTGCTCTGCAGCACCGCCAACGCCGAGATTTCCGGCAATGTCGTGCGCGTCGGCGTGCTCAACGACATCTCCGGCATCTTCCAGGACACCAACGGCATGGGCTCGGTCGAAGCCGCACGCATGGCCGCGGAGGACTTCGCCGGCGGCGGCAAGAACGTCAAAGTCGAGATCATCTATGCCGACCACCAGAACAAGGCCGACGTCGGCAACGCGATCGCGCGCCGCTGGCTCGACAATGAGGGCGTGGATGCGATCGTCGACGTGCCGAATTCCTCGGTGGGCCTGTCGATCAACACGCTGCTGCGCGACACCAAGATGACGTTCCTGGCGTCGTCGACCGCGAGCTCGGACCTCACAGGCAAGGCCTGCTCGCCGAACACGATTCAGTGGGTCAACGACACCTGGGCCACCGGCAACACCACCGCGGCGGCGATGATCGGCCGCGGCGGCAAGGACTGGTACTTCATCACGGTCGACTACGCGCTCGGCAAGGGCATCGAGGCCGAAGCCACCAAGTACATCGAGGCCCATGGCGGCAAGGTGGTCGGTTCGAGCAAGCACCCGCTCGGCACCTCGGATTTCGCCTCGTTCCTGCTGCAGGCGCAGGGCTCGAAAGCCGGTGTGATCGGCCTCGCCAATGCCGGCGGCGACACCATCAACACCGTCAAACAGGCCGCCGAATTCGGCATTCAGCAGAGCGGCCAGAAGCTGGTCGCGTTCCTGCTGTTCATCAACGACGTCCACGGCATGGGCCTGAAGGTGGCGCAAGGCCTGCAATTGATGGAGGCGTTCTACTGGGACATGAACGACGACACCCGCGCCTTCGCCAAGCGCTTCGCGGCGCGCCCCGGCATGAACGGCAAGATGCCGAGCGGCAACCAGGCCGGCGTCTACGCCTCCACGCTCGCGTATCTCAACGCCGTCGCCGCGACCGGGAGCGACGACGCCAAGCAGGTCGTTCCGCAAATGAAGAAATTCTCCGGCAAGGACAAACTGTTCGGCGACGTCACCATTCGCCAGGACGGCCGTGTGGTTCACCCGATGTATCTGTTCGAGGTGAAGAAGCCCGCCGACTCGAAGTATCCCTACGATTACTACACGCTGGTCTCGACCATCCCCGCCGACAAGGCGTTCCGACCGCTGAAGGACGGCGAGTGTTCGCTGGTGAAATAGACGATCGAACAACTGGCGGCCGGCTCATGCCGGCCCGCCTTTCCGACAAACCGGCCGGCTACAACCCCAGATACGCCTTGCGGACGTCCGGGTTGTCCATCAGCTCCGCGGACTTGCCCTGCATCAGCACGCGGCCGGTCTGCAGGATGTAGGCGCGGTCGGCGATTTCGAGGCATTCGGCCATCCGCTGCTCGACGATCAGCACGGTCATGCCGGCGTCGCGGATCTTCTTCACCGACTGGAAGATCTCGCTGACCAGCTTCGGCATGATGCCCTGCGACGGCTCGTCGAGCATCAGCAAGCGAGGCCTTGTCATCAGCGCGCGGCCGATCGCCAGCATCTGCTGCTCACCGCCGGAGAGTGTCTCGGCGCGCTGCTCGAGCCGTTCCTTGAGGCGCGGGAACAGGCTGAACACCAGCTCCAGCGGCTGCTCGCGGTCGACCTTGCCGCGAAACAGATAGCTCCCGAGCCGCAGATTGTCGTGCACCGACAGGCGCGGAAACAGCCTGCGGTTCTCCGGCACGTAAGCGATGCCGCGCGCGGTGATCAGGTGCTGCGGCGTGCCGTCGATGCGCTCGCCGTCGAACGACACCTGCCCCGAGCGCGGACGTTCGGCGCCGGCGATCGACTTCAGCAGCGTCGACTTGCCCGCGCCGTTGGCGCCGGCGACGCAGACGATCTCGCCCTTCTCGACTTCGATCGAGACCTGCGAAATCGCGACCAGCCCCTTGTAGGCAGTAGTGACGTCACGCACTGACAGCATGGCGATCCCCGAGATAGGCGGTGATGACTTTCGGATCGCGCACGACGTCGGCCGGCTTGCCCTCGACCAGCACCTTGCCGAGATCCAGCACGATGGCGCGATCGACCAGCGGCATCACGATCTCCATGACATGTTCGACCATCAGCACTGTGACGCCGGTGTCGCGGACCCGCCGGACCAATTCGACGCCGGTCTGCGCTTCGGTCGGCGTCAACCCGGTCAACACCTCGTCGAGCAGCAGCAGCTTCGGCTCGGTGGCGAGCGCGCGGGCCACTTCGAGCCGGCGCTTCTCCGAAGGGATCAGCTGGTTCGCGAGCACATCCGCGCGCGCATCCAGCCCGCAGAACGCCAGCACCTCGTGCGCTTTGCGCCGCGCCTCGCGCATCACCGTGGTGCGGATCAGCGCGCCGACGATGACATTGTCGATCACCGTCATGGATTCGAAGCTCTTCACCACCTGGAAGGTGCGGGCGATGCCGCGCGCGCAGCGCGCCGTGGCCGGAAGCTTCGTGACGTCCTCGCCATCGAAGATGATCGAACCTTGCGTCGGCGGCAGCACGCCGGCGATCAGATTGAACAGCGTCGACTTGCCGGCGCCGTTAGGTCCGATCAGCCCGACGATCTCGCCGCGGTCGACCGAGATCGACACGTCGCTGTTGGCGATCAGGCCGCCGAAACGCTGCCAGACGCCGCGGGTCTCGAGCAGTGGCGCGGTCATTGCGGCACTCCCTTCGAGGCAGGTCGCCGCGAGAACAATCCGATCAGGCCTTCGGGGCGCGCCAGCGAAATCAGCACGATCACGGTGCCGTAGAGGATCAGATCGACGCCGCGGCCGGAGCCGCCGACGAAGGAGCGAGTCAGTTCGGTGAGCGGGATCAGGATCACTGCGCCGAGCACCGGCCCCCACAGCGTGCCGATGCCGCCCAGCACCGCGGGCAGCGCCATCAGCAGCGAGAACTGGAAGGTCATCACGCTTTCCGGGTCGATGTAGGACACGAACATCGCGTAGAACGCGCCGCCGATCGCGGTGAGGAACGCCGACACCGCGGCAGCGCCCATCTTGGAGTTGAATACCACCACGCCGAGGCTTTCAGCAGCCTCGGGATTGTCCTTCACGGCGCGCCACCAATAGCCCCATTTCGAATTCTCCAGCCACCACGTCACCAGCCAGGCGACGCAGCAGAACACCAGGGCGAAGTAGTAATAAGGCAGTTTGCTGCGGGTGAACTGGAATTTGGCCCAACTGTCGCCGCGCACCGGGATGTCGATGCCGAGCGCGGCGCCCGCCCAGTCCCAATTGTGGAACAGCAGGAAGCCGATTTCGGCGATCACGATGGTGGCGATGACGAAATAATGCCCGCGCAGCCGGAAGGTCGGATAGCCGAGCGCCAGCGCGATCGCCGCCGAGATCAGGCCACCACCGAGCATCCCGAACCACGGCAGCACGCCGAACTTGGTGAACAGCAGCGCGGTCGTATAGGCCCCGAGCCCGAAATACAGCGCATGGCCCAGCGAGATCTGGCCGCAATAGCCGCCGAGGATGTTCCAGGCCTGCGACAGCGCTGCGTACATCAAGGTCAAGACCATGATGTTCTGGACGTAGACGTCCTTGACGAACAGCGGCACCAGCGCCGCGATACAGGCGAGCACGGTGGCGACGATGAGATCGCGGCGGCGGCGCTTGAGATGAGCCTCGTCCATCAGATCGATCCGAACAGGCCACGGGGCCGAATGAAGACAACGAGCAGGTACACCGCGTAGATGCCGACCGCCTTCAGCGATGGCGGCAACAGCAGCGCGGTGGTGGCCTCGACGAGGCCGACGATGATGCCGCCGGCGAAGGCACCAAACACGCTGCCGAAGCCGCCGAGCGCCACGGTGACATAGGCGATCAGCGCGAACGAGGCGCCGACGTCCGGATAGATGTAGAAGAACATCGCCATCACCGCGCCGGCCAATCCGATCAGGGCCGAACCGAGCCCCCAACCGAGCGCGAACACCTTGTTCTTGTCGATGCCGACCAGCGCCACGGCGCCGGCGTCCTCGCGCGTCGCCTCCAGCGCGCGGCCGAAATCGGTCTTCTTCATGAAGAAGTACAGCGCGCCGAACGCCGCAAGCGACACCAGCGCGCCGACCAGTTGCGGCACCGGCAGGAAGATCCCGCCGAACGAGATCGTCTTGCCGCCGAGCCAGGAGACGTTGATACTGCGATAATCCGGCGTGAAGAAATATTGCGCGAGGCCCCGCATCAGGATCGCGAGGCCGAAGGTGGTGAAGATCTGCACCATGCCAATATTGGCTTTCGCCCGCATCGCGAAGCGGATGACGAACAGATAGGCCACGGCTCCGAACAGGAACATCGCGCCGCCGACCAACGGCGCGGAGAGCAACGGGTCGATCGCGAAGAAGGTGAACAGGAAGAAGGTGATGTACATCGCCAGCATCAGGAATTCGCCGTGGGCGAAATTGGTGACGTCCATCAGGCCGAAGATCAGCGCGAGACCGACCGCGACCAGGCCGTAGAGAAGTCCCATCAGCAGACCGCTGGCCAGGGACTGGATGATCGTGGCGGTGGTCAAAGGCAACGCTCCCGAACAGAAAGAACACGTCTCCGTCATTGCGAGGAGCGAAGCGACGAAGCAATCCAGGGGCGCCGTACTCGGAACTTCTGGATTGCTTCGCTGCGCTCGCAATGACGGCGAATGGCTGCGAGCCGTCGCTTACGGCATCGGCCAGATCGCCTCGGCGACTGCGGCCTGTTCCGGGAAGATCGTCACGAACTTGCCGCCGACATATTGCAGCAACACCGGGTCGGCGAAGGTGTTCTGGCCTTCGGCGTCGAACTTCACCTGCTTCCACGGCATGATGGTCTTTTCGCCCGGCATGTCGGTGGCGACCAGCGCCTCGCGGATCTTCTCGCCGTCGGTCGATTTGGCGCGGTTGATGGCGTCGGCCATCACG
The DNA window shown above is from Rhodopseudomonas palustris HaA2 and carries:
- a CDS encoding ABC transporter ATP-binding protein, with product MLSVRDVTTAYKGLVAISQVSIEVEKGEIVCVAGANGAGKSTLLKSIAGAERPRSGQVSFDGERIDGTPQHLITARGIAYVPENRRLFPRLSVHDNLRLGSYLFRGKVDREQPLELVFSLFPRLKERLEQRAETLSGGEQQMLAIGRALMTRPRLLMLDEPSQGIMPKLVSEIFQSVKKIRDAGMTVLIVEQRMAECLEIADRAYILQTGRVLMQGKSAELMDNPDVRKAYLGL
- a CDS encoding ABC transporter ATP-binding protein → MTAPLLETRGVWQRFGGLIANSDVSISVDRGEIVGLIGPNGAGKSTLFNLIAGVLPPTQGSIIFDGEDVTKLPATARCARGIARTFQVVKSFESMTVIDNVIVGALIRTTVMREARRKAHEVLAFCGLDARADVLANQLIPSEKRRLEVARALATEPKLLLLDEVLTGLTPTEAQTGVELVRRVRDTGVTVLMVEHVMEIVMPLVDRAIVLDLGKVLVEGKPADVVRDPKVITAYLGDRHAVSA
- a CDS encoding 2Fe-2S iron-sulfur cluster-binding protein, which encodes MPSITFIHPDGRSEIVDAAIGDSAMFAALNHGIDSIVAECGGNAVCATCHVYVDDLWLAKLPPVDANEDDLLDGTASDRLPNSRLSCQIKIAPELDGLVLRLPERQT
- a CDS encoding ABC transporter substrate-binding protein, whose amino-acid sequence is MNRTKSLLGLALSCLLCSTANAEISGNVVRVGVLNDISGIFQDTNGMGSVEAARMAAEDFAGGGKNVKVEIIYADHQNKADVGNAIARRWLDNEGVDAIVDVPNSSVGLSINTLLRDTKMTFLASSTASSDLTGKACSPNTIQWVNDTWATGNTTAAAMIGRGGKDWYFITVDYALGKGIEAEATKYIEAHGGKVVGSSKHPLGTSDFASFLLQAQGSKAGVIGLANAGGDTINTVKQAAEFGIQQSGQKLVAFLLFINDVHGMGLKVAQGLQLMEAFYWDMNDDTRAFAKRFAARPGMNGKMPSGNQAGVYASTLAYLNAVAATGSDDAKQVVPQMKKFSGKDKLFGDVTIRQDGRVVHPMYLFEVKKPADSKYPYDYYTLVSTIPADKAFRPLKDGECSLVK
- a CDS encoding cytochrome P450; this translates as MISNSSAESISAPPNDSTIPHLAIDPFSLDFFDDPYPDQQTLRDAGPVVYLDKWNVYGVARYAEVHAVLNDPTTFCSSRGVGLSDFKKEKPWRPPSLILEADPPAHTRPRAVLSKVLSPATMKTIRDGFAAAADAKVDELLQRGCIDAIADLAEAYPLSVFPDAMGLKQEGREHLLPYAGLVFNAFGPPNELRQTAIERSAPHQAYVNEQCQRPNLAPGGFGACIHAFTDTGEITPDEAPLLVRSLLSAGLDTTVNGIGAAVYCLARFPGELQRLRSDPTLARNAFEEAVRFESPVQTFFRTTTREVELGGAVIGEGEKVLMFLGSANRDPRRWSDPDLYDITRKTSGHVGFGSGVHMCVGQLVARLEGEVMLSALARKVAAIDIDGPVKRRFNNTLRGLESLPVKLTPA
- a CDS encoding branched-chain amino acid ABC transporter permease, giving the protein MTTATIIQSLASGLLMGLLYGLVAVGLALIFGLMDVTNFAHGEFLMLAMYITFFLFTFFAIDPLLSAPLVGGAMFLFGAVAYLFVIRFAMRAKANIGMVQIFTTFGLAILMRGLAQYFFTPDYRSINVSWLGGKTISFGGIFLPVPQLVGALVSLAAFGALYFFMKKTDFGRALEATREDAGAVALVGIDKNKVFALGWGLGSALIGLAGAVMAMFFYIYPDVGASFALIAYVTVALGGFGSVFGAFAGGIIVGLVEATTALLLPPSLKAVGIYAVYLLVVFIRPRGLFGSI
- a CDS encoding branched-chain amino acid ABC transporter permease — protein: MDEAHLKRRRRDLIVATVLACIAALVPLFVKDVYVQNIMVLTLMYAALSQAWNILGGYCGQISLGHALYFGLGAYTTALLFTKFGVLPWFGMLGGGLISAAIALALGYPTFRLRGHYFVIATIVIAEIGFLLFHNWDWAGAALGIDIPVRGDSWAKFQFTRSKLPYYYFALVFCCVAWLVTWWLENSKWGYWWRAVKDNPEAAESLGVVVFNSKMGAAAVSAFLTAIGGAFYAMFVSYIDPESVMTFQFSLLMALPAVLGGIGTLWGPVLGAVILIPLTELTRSFVGGSGRGVDLILYGTVIVLISLARPEGLIGLFSRRPASKGVPQ